The region AATACTATATTATACTAAATGgtgtataaatgaataaataaataataacaattataaatatttaaatccttgttttttttattatttgctaaATGATACATACACGGCACTCCTAAAGGAATGTTCGTGTGCTACGCGTAGTTCACTCGTCGTCGGTGGAAGAAACCGAAGACATTTGTTTATTTGCAGTATAAGACTGCTCACACTTCGTAATCCGAAAAATTAATGGTATTGTTGACTCAGGGACAACGATTGAAAATATCGATTTTTCTTTCCAACGATAAATATTTTAAGCTTTGTACATAGACATGTCTGTGACTTTGTATTTGGAAAAGAGAGACTTTGTAGTGTATGTTTACATCTTCACGGTTTGTTGTTGGCTCTGAAACAGCTGTCTGCGGTTTAAAAATGGCGGCGTTCAAATTTTCGAAAACGTTGCATAATATTTTACCGTGTTCTCGGCGATGTTTAATGTTGTCATGCGTTAAAAACTCGCCAGTATATGCACAAAATAAAGATTCCAATGAAAATGAGACACACTTTGGTTTCGAAAGAGTAAAAGAGAGCGAGAAAGCTGAAAAAGGTTAGTGTGGTGAAACCACTTATAGTGAAAATGTTCCTCGTTCCAGCATACTTGATAATGACGCACATGCTTTTGCCCTGTAGTTCATCATGTGTTTGAGGCAGTTGCTACGTCTTATGATAAAATGAATGACGCAATGAGTTTTGGAGTGCATCGGCTATGGAAAGACATATTCATATACAGACTCAGCCCGACCCCACGAACACGGTTACTGGATGTAGCAGGTGGTACTGGTATGTATAAGTAGAATTCTAATCGTTTTTAAGGCATACATATCGCCCATCAAGACAGATGACACCTTATTTTTTTCTCTGATAGACTTCAATCGTTTATAAGACATCATAACAGACATGTTCCTACCATCATTCTGCAGTCTATAATTTCTTAGGAGTGGTGGCCTATTTATCATAGAAGAAATTATAATTACCTGCAATGTTTCTTCCAATATTCGACGAGCTTTGATCTTTCAAATTCGAGTTATTTCCAAAGGGAAGAAATGAGCTAAAAACAGGATCATGGGCCACAGAGCCACTGTAAAATATGTTATTTGTTTGTTTAGTTTTTCTCTCTTTGACGTTTCAGTATAACGGTTTATAACATATCAGATACATTACAGAAATAGTATACCAAGTCAATCAGAACTCCATCAATAAACCTTCAGAGattgttcagggataccttctgaaACAGACGAACAGTCTCTGGTGGCCCATTACAGTATTACTGCATTTCATTTGGTTCCTTGCCCCAATTAGCTTTGTATCTGTGTTGCACTGagaatatctgcacaacagtgcaaatggcAGTGGTATGTGCTGTGGGGCTTGtgcggaaacaaacttgttccaaccACTCATGGTACTTGCTGTTTAAAACAGTAATGCCCATCTCACTCTTTACCCCTTAGTTTGTGTTCTGTACAGCTCTCCTCTGTAAAGGGTTTGTTTTTCTTGCACGTTAATTTACATTAACACTTATGCACAGCAGTGCGGAAAGGTTTACTGATGAATAATTGTCTCTTATGCACCTTGTGTTTGATTTCACTAAATTCAATGGAAAACCAGCACAAAGATGCTATGCTCATACCTCTCCTGCACCAATGGCAACCACCTCACAATATTTTTGTAGTTCCCTGTATTTTGTTCTGTAGCTAACAATTTGGTAATTGCGTATTACAAGTTGTTTCTTTGCTGTTAAGGTATTTTCACCAGAAGCAAAGGTAATTGGGGTAACAGAGCAAATGAatcataattatatttttatatttaaaagagttgtcaaggcagctTAACAGGCTAATTTTAATCTGTAAAagtaagacaaaggctgtgtggtcagtcattaaatctaaATTAGGTGTTAAAgtctgtaaccaagaaatttcaaaaattaacatTGAAGAAAACACTATTGTAGGTCCAACTCCAGTATCAGAGTGCTTCAGTGAATTCTGTATAAATGTAGCAAACcctctacctctcatcatgccctgaaatgtggaatgtcctgcccactatccttcccatcccttccACAGTGGTAAACCCCGCCGTCCACCGAAGCTACACAATATACTCCTCCATCACTACACAAactctgctcccaaccccttacctcatggctcatacaccTGTAACAGACTTAGATGCACGACCTTTCCTATACATCCtctcaccactacctactccagtctggtcacaaatgtCACCTATCCCATCCAGgtcagga is a window of Schistocerca gregaria isolate iqSchGreg1 chromosome 8, iqSchGreg1.2, whole genome shotgun sequence DNA encoding:
- the LOC126285364 gene encoding 2-methoxy-6-polyprenyl-1,4-benzoquinol methylase, mitochondrial isoform X2 translates to MFTSSRFVVGSETAVCGLKMAAFKFSKTLHNILPCSRRCLMLSCVKNSPVYAQNKDSNENETHFGFERVKESEKAEKVHHVFEAVATSYDKMNDAMSFGVHRLWKDIFIYRLSPTPRTRLLDVAGGTGDIAFRYLRYIDNLKKRFPTVDDEAGHVTVCDINSAMLDVGKRRAELSNLSPDRISWLCGDAENLPVEDCSYNAYTIAFGIRNCTHIDKVVREAYRVLKPGGRFLCLEFSHVNNSLLQCFDQPSREK